The following proteins are encoded in a genomic region of Ammospiza caudacuta isolate bAmmCau1 chromosome 3, bAmmCau1.pri, whole genome shotgun sequence:
- the HLX gene encoding H2.0-like homeobox protein isoform X1 produces MYTAGLAPFYASNFSLWSAAYCSASGPAAGGCFPLDAAAAKKPSFCIADILHAGGEAAAGAADSLPGGPGTGMPAALGAVHHGGPFHTAASPLRPTPVVAPDAPAAFPPRLSPLSSAYHSHHHRPPQHRGPTAAAAGGGGAPAPARLPGGHTHGSAPAPASKDLKFGIDRILSAEFDPKVKEGNTLRDLTSLLTTSRQTGVHLPNLQPSAGQFFASLDPINEASAILGPLNTNPRSSVQHQFQDTFPGPYAVLTKDTLPQTYKRKRSWSRAVFSNLQRKGLEKRFEIQKYVTKPDRKQLAAMLGLTDAQVKVWFQNRRMKWRHSKEAQAQKDKEPPPEPEPSAQRAGTAAPAAPGEPERSPSRSDGDSDSSDAESLDMAPSDTERTEGADRSLPAAGLGKSSGSAGLPSPPPASPEPRGGL; encoded by the exons ATGTACACGGCCGGGCTGGCTCCTTTCTACGCCTCCAACTTCAGCTTGTGGTCAGCGGCGTACTGTTCTGCATCGGGGCCGGCGGCCGGCGGCTGCTTCCCTCTGGACGCCGCGGCGGCCAAGAAGCCGTCCTTCTGCATCGCCGACATCCTCCACGCCGGCGGCGAGGCGGCGGCCGGAGCCGCCGACAGCCTGCCCGGAGGGCCCGGCACCGGGATGCCGGCCGCGCTGGGAGCCGTGCACCACGGCGGGCCCTTCCACACCGCGGCCTCGCCGCTCCGGCCCACGCCCGTCGTGGCCCCCGACGCCCCCGCCGCGTTCCCGCCGCGCCTCTCGCCGCTCTCCAGCGCCTACCACTCCCACCACCACCGCCCCCCGCAGCACCGGGGCCccacggcggcggcggcgggcggcggaggcgccccggcccccgcccggCTGCCCGGCGGCCACACGCACGGCTCGGCGCCGGCGCCCGCCAGCAAGGACCTGAAATTCGGCATCGACCGCATTTTATCGGCGGAGTTTGACCCCAAAGTCAAGGAAGGCAACACGTTGAGAG ATCTGACCTCCTTATTAACTACAAGCCGCCAAACTGGGGTTCATCTCCCCAACTTGCAGCCTTCCGCCGGCCAGTTCTTCGCGTCTCTAGACCCTATTAACGAGGCCTCTGCTATCCTGGGTCCCTTAAACACAAACCCAAGGAGCTCAGTGCAGCATCAGTTTCAAGACACTTTTCCAG GTCCGTACGCAGTTCTAACCAAGGACACGCTGCCCCAGACGTACAAGAGGAAACGTTCCTGGTCCAGGGCTGTTTTTTCCAACCTGCAGAGGAAAGGTTTAGAAAAACGGTTCGAAATCCAGAAGTATGTCACCAAACCGGACAGGAAGCAACTGGCGGCGATGCTGGGGCTGACAGATGCTCAA GTGAAGGTGTGGTTCCAGAACCGGCGGATGAAGTGGCGGCACTCCAAGGAAGCGCAGGCCCAGAAGGACAAGGAGCCGCCGCCGGAGCCGGAGCCGTCGGCCCAGCGAGCCGGCACAGcagcgcccgccgcccccggggAGCCCGAGCGCAGCCCCAGCCGCTCCGACGGCGACAGCGACAGCAGCGACGCTGAGTCCCTCGACATGGCCCCCAGCGACACGGAACGGACTGAGGGCGCCGACCGGAGCCTGCCGGCCGCCGGGCTGGGCAAGTCCTCCGGCAGCGCCGGCCTGCCTTCCCCGCCGCCCGCCAGCCCCGAGCCGCGGGGCGGTCTATAG
- the HLX gene encoding H2.0-like homeobox protein isoform X2 has translation MYTAGLAPFYASNFSLWSAAYCSASGPAAGGCFPLDAAAAKKPSFCIADILHAGGEAAAGAADSLPGGPGTGMPAALGAVHHGGPFHTAASPLRPTPVVAPDAPAAFPPRLSPLSSAYHSHHHRPPQHRGPTAAAAGGGGAPAPARLPGGHTHGSAPAPASKDLKFGIDRILSAEFDPKVKEGNTLRGPYAVLTKDTLPQTYKRKRSWSRAVFSNLQRKGLEKRFEIQKYVTKPDRKQLAAMLGLTDAQVKVWFQNRRMKWRHSKEAQAQKDKEPPPEPEPSAQRAGTAAPAAPGEPERSPSRSDGDSDSSDAESLDMAPSDTERTEGADRSLPAAGLGKSSGSAGLPSPPPASPEPRGGL, from the exons ATGTACACGGCCGGGCTGGCTCCTTTCTACGCCTCCAACTTCAGCTTGTGGTCAGCGGCGTACTGTTCTGCATCGGGGCCGGCGGCCGGCGGCTGCTTCCCTCTGGACGCCGCGGCGGCCAAGAAGCCGTCCTTCTGCATCGCCGACATCCTCCACGCCGGCGGCGAGGCGGCGGCCGGAGCCGCCGACAGCCTGCCCGGAGGGCCCGGCACCGGGATGCCGGCCGCGCTGGGAGCCGTGCACCACGGCGGGCCCTTCCACACCGCGGCCTCGCCGCTCCGGCCCACGCCCGTCGTGGCCCCCGACGCCCCCGCCGCGTTCCCGCCGCGCCTCTCGCCGCTCTCCAGCGCCTACCACTCCCACCACCACCGCCCCCCGCAGCACCGGGGCCccacggcggcggcggcgggcggcggaggcgccccggcccccgcccggCTGCCCGGCGGCCACACGCACGGCTCGGCGCCGGCGCCCGCCAGCAAGGACCTGAAATTCGGCATCGACCGCATTTTATCGGCGGAGTTTGACCCCAAAGTCAAGGAAGGCAACACGTTGAGAG GTCCGTACGCAGTTCTAACCAAGGACACGCTGCCCCAGACGTACAAGAGGAAACGTTCCTGGTCCAGGGCTGTTTTTTCCAACCTGCAGAGGAAAGGTTTAGAAAAACGGTTCGAAATCCAGAAGTATGTCACCAAACCGGACAGGAAGCAACTGGCGGCGATGCTGGGGCTGACAGATGCTCAA GTGAAGGTGTGGTTCCAGAACCGGCGGATGAAGTGGCGGCACTCCAAGGAAGCGCAGGCCCAGAAGGACAAGGAGCCGCCGCCGGAGCCGGAGCCGTCGGCCCAGCGAGCCGGCACAGcagcgcccgccgcccccggggAGCCCGAGCGCAGCCCCAGCCGCTCCGACGGCGACAGCGACAGCAGCGACGCTGAGTCCCTCGACATGGCCCCCAGCGACACGGAACGGACTGAGGGCGCCGACCGGAGCCTGCCGGCCGCCGGGCTGGGCAAGTCCTCCGGCAGCGCCGGCCTGCCTTCCCCGCCGCCCGCCAGCCCCGAGCCGCGGGGCGGTCTATAG